The following coding sequences lie in one Methylotenera versatilis 301 genomic window:
- a CDS encoding potassium transporter Kup, with translation MHNNIKSKSLAALTLGAIGVVYGDIGTSPLYTIQVIFSEATGIALNQANIIGAISAVFWALMLVVMLKYVILVLRADNRGEGGVMALLALAISSAGSAPNRKKILLALGVFGAALFYGDSILTPAISVLSAVEGLELIKPELSTYVIPIALTILISLFTVQKYGTNTVGKFFGPIVIVWFVTLGIVGVHHILQNPVILNALNPIYAFHFLADRGTGVFLAVGAVTLAITGAEALYADMGHFGRPAIRIAWTCLVFPCLALNYLGQGALLLTTPAAVSNPFYLSFPQEWLIPVVILATLATIIASQAVISGTYSITQQAIQLGFLPRMQILHTSASESGQIYVPAINWLLLAAVIMLTIAFQNSSAIASAYGIAVTGTMLITTILTYFVIRHNWKYPVWLALSATIAFFALDLLLLTSCSAKFFKGGWLPIALGISLVTIMWTWKQGREILLQHIHEDDPKLEDFVKNITRDTKARIERTAIFLCANPDTVPQALMHNLKHNQVLHQTNLILTVEFADTPTVEKEQRFAIKEIGAGFWQVKLHYGFMETPNIPKALAESNLVGFSIDPFTTSYFISRETVISGPGGKMAKWRDDLFALMSRNAGSVVGYFNIPSNSVIELGTRVHI, from the coding sequence ATGCATAACAATATAAAATCTAAGAGTTTGGCAGCACTTACTTTAGGGGCTATCGGCGTTGTTTACGGCGACATTGGTACAAGTCCCTTATATACCATTCAAGTCATTTTTAGCGAGGCTACAGGTATCGCGCTAAATCAAGCAAACATCATTGGCGCCATCTCTGCTGTGTTCTGGGCGTTGATGCTAGTCGTGATGTTGAAATACGTGATACTAGTATTACGAGCAGATAATCGCGGTGAAGGTGGCGTGATGGCTTTGCTGGCACTCGCTATTTCAAGTGCGGGCTCTGCACCAAATCGTAAAAAAATACTATTGGCTTTAGGTGTGTTTGGCGCTGCATTATTTTACGGTGACAGCATACTTACGCCCGCCATCTCGGTCCTTTCCGCAGTTGAAGGTTTAGAACTGATAAAGCCAGAGCTCTCCACATATGTGATTCCAATTGCGCTGACCATTTTAATCTCACTCTTTACAGTGCAAAAATATGGCACAAACACGGTCGGTAAGTTCTTTGGGCCTATCGTGATTGTTTGGTTTGTCACCCTAGGCATTGTTGGCGTTCATCACATATTGCAAAACCCCGTCATCCTGAATGCATTAAATCCAATTTATGCATTTCACTTTTTGGCAGATCGCGGTACAGGTGTATTTTTAGCCGTAGGTGCCGTCACATTAGCCATTACAGGTGCAGAGGCGCTTTATGCCGACATGGGGCACTTTGGTAGACCTGCCATACGTATCGCATGGACCTGCTTAGTTTTTCCATGTTTAGCGCTTAATTATCTTGGTCAAGGCGCATTGCTACTTACAACGCCAGCCGCTGTAAGTAATCCGTTCTATCTATCTTTCCCACAAGAGTGGTTAATACCAGTTGTAATACTAGCAACACTGGCAACGATCATTGCATCTCAAGCAGTTATTTCAGGTACTTACTCCATCACGCAACAGGCCATACAGCTTGGCTTTTTACCTAGAATGCAGATCCTGCATACGTCTGCAAGTGAGTCAGGCCAAATTTATGTACCCGCAATCAATTGGTTGTTATTGGCAGCTGTCATCATGCTAACCATCGCTTTTCAGAACTCATCAGCGATTGCTTCAGCTTATGGCATTGCGGTAACAGGTACGATGCTAATCACCACGATACTCACCTACTTTGTAATACGTCATAATTGGAAATACCCTGTTTGGCTAGCGTTGAGTGCAACCATTGCTTTCTTTGCTTTAGATTTACTGCTATTGACCTCTTGCTCAGCTAAATTTTTCAAAGGTGGATGGTTGCCAATCGCCCTTGGCATCAGCTTAGTTACCATTATGTGGACGTGGAAACAAGGCCGTGAAATTCTGCTGCAACATATTCATGAAGATGACCCAAAACTTGAAGATTTTGTTAAGAATATCACCCGCGATACCAAAGCTAGAATTGAACGTACCGCTATATTTCTTTGCGCAAATCCAGACACCGTGCCACAAGCGCTGATGCATAACTTGAAGCATAATCAGGTATTACATCAAACCAACCTGATTCTGACAGTGGAATTTGCCGACACGCCCACTGTAGAAAAAGAGCAGCGCTTTGCAATTAAAGAGATTGGCGCGGGCTTTTGGCAAGTGAAGTTACACTACGGCTTTATGGAAACGCCTAACATTCCTAAAGCGCTTGCAGAGAGCAATTTAGTCGGCTTTTCAATCGATCCATTCACTACTTCATACTTTATTAGTCGTGAAACTGTGATTTCTGGCCCTGGTGGAAAGATGGCGAAATGGCGTGATGATTTATTTGCATTGATGTCACGAAACGCAGGTAGCGTAGTGGGTTATTTTAATATCCCAAGCAACAGTGTGATTGAATTAGGGACGAGAGTGCATATTTAA
- a CDS encoding winged helix-turn-helix domain-containing protein — MSSNHILVIEDDLQISQFLQSSLKANGYHTVCAHTIAEGKRLFDASKPALLVLDLNLPDGDGREVISYVRLNSDIPILVLSARQAEQEKVDCFNDGADDYLAKPFGVNELLARVKVALKRTAMMSLRDDVYHVDELTIDTVNSTVLLNQQPVHLTPIEFKLLFILVTKPGKAFTHRQLLTEVWGAEYVDDTHYLRIHMGRLRARLEKSPAAPRYLLTEAGIGYRLAAT, encoded by the coding sequence ATGTCCAGTAACCATATTCTAGTCATTGAAGATGACTTGCAGATCAGTCAATTTCTACAATCCAGCTTGAAAGCCAATGGCTACCATACCGTTTGTGCACATACCATTGCAGAGGGTAAGCGTTTATTTGATGCAAGCAAACCTGCATTGTTGGTATTAGATTTGAATCTGCCTGATGGCGATGGTAGAGAGGTGATTTCATATGTGCGCCTAAATTCAGACATTCCAATACTGGTGCTCTCTGCACGCCAAGCAGAGCAAGAAAAAGTAGATTGCTTTAACGATGGTGCTGATGATTATTTAGCTAAACCTTTTGGCGTGAATGAGCTGCTCGCCAGAGTTAAAGTTGCGCTCAAACGCACGGCGATGATGTCATTACGTGACGATGTATATCATGTAGATGAGTTAACTATAGATACCGTCAATTCCACTGTGCTATTAAATCAACAGCCTGTGCATTTAACACCAATCGAGTTTAAATTGCTTTTCATATTGGTGACAAAGCCGGGGAAAGCATTCACACACCGCCAGTTGCTTACCGAAGTTTGGGGCGCCGAATATGTAGATGACACGCATTATTTGCGTATCCATATGGGTCGATTACGTGCCCGGCTTGAGAAAAGCCCTGCTGCACCGCGCTATCTATTGACCGAAGCTGGCATAGGCTACAGGCTTGCCGCGACTTAA
- a CDS encoding sensor histidine kinase yields the protein MQKQSLQLLSMLVLLAIVTAFNYNFFASLGITGVTLLNLLVVVTAAYFCEFFVALITAFLAFLTINYFFTEPRYTFEVAHAESWTSLVCFLIVSTVITSLVKQLKFQSQQALINAQRAEFARTLAERLALANNIDNLLLDTCRVLQKEFNKPFAIAMPQPANSAESKYSYSLSIQSDAVETPDKRLLNWVSENGKAISPYTDYWTESFTQSKQWLLPFNRLPSADPILVVDKVDDEESIETYTAIKSCVDQISQAYQRLINSEKAQLAELATQEEAIQNALLASISHDMRTPLTSILGAATTLQQPNLNAEQTAQLTALIASQSRYLASTTENILSLIRLESHSASPIHMDWQSPEELIGIVMELYKNRGESLNIKVTMSEPELLIKGNVNLLTQALVNLIDNAKQAHAGDEPILIEVSKIDKMVNISVKDRGNGFIQGMDSIAIKKFMTTKAKGFGLGLSIVQAIAKSHGANFTLSNRVGGGACATLSFVAPEVGVVDVQ from the coding sequence ATGCAAAAACAGAGTTTACAGTTATTGAGTATGCTTGTTTTATTGGCGATAGTGACTGCCTTTAATTACAACTTTTTCGCCTCTTTGGGGATTACTGGGGTCACCCTGTTAAATTTGCTAGTAGTGGTAACGGCGGCTTACTTTTGCGAGTTCTTTGTCGCTTTAATCACAGCGTTTCTAGCCTTCTTGACGATTAACTACTTTTTCACCGAGCCGCGTTATACCTTTGAAGTTGCACATGCGGAATCGTGGACTAGTTTAGTTTGCTTTCTTATAGTTTCCACCGTCATTACATCGCTGGTTAAACAGCTCAAATTTCAATCGCAGCAAGCACTTATCAATGCACAACGGGCAGAATTCGCCAGAACGCTTGCAGAGCGCTTGGCGCTTGCCAACAATATTGATAACCTCTTGTTGGATACCTGCAGAGTACTGCAAAAAGAGTTCAATAAGCCGTTCGCTATTGCCATGCCTCAGCCAGCAAATTCGGCAGAGTCTAAATATAGTTATAGCCTCAGCATTCAATCTGATGCGGTAGAAACGCCAGATAAGCGCTTATTAAATTGGGTTTCAGAGAATGGCAAAGCTATTAGCCCTTACACAGACTACTGGACTGAATCTTTTACGCAATCAAAACAGTGGTTGCTGCCTTTCAACCGCTTACCAAGCGCTGACCCAATTTTAGTGGTGGATAAAGTTGATGATGAGGAAAGCATAGAGACTTATACGGCCATAAAATCATGCGTGGACCAAATTTCGCAAGCGTATCAACGACTCATCAATAGTGAAAAAGCCCAACTTGCAGAATTAGCAACGCAAGAAGAAGCCATTCAGAATGCATTGCTGGCCTCTATTTCTCATGATATGCGCACACCGCTTACGTCCATTTTAGGTGCGGCGACTACCTTGCAGCAACCTAATTTGAATGCGGAACAAACAGCACAATTAACTGCATTAATTGCCTCTCAAAGCCGATATTTGGCGAGTACTACCGAGAACATACTCTCGCTTATTCGCCTAGAATCGCACTCAGCAAGCCCGATTCACATGGACTGGCAATCGCCAGAAGAGCTCATTGGAATTGTGATGGAGCTATATAAAAACCGTGGTGAATCTCTCAATATTAAAGTCACGATGAGTGAACCTGAGCTATTAATAAAAGGTAATGTTAATCTACTGACACAGGCGTTGGTCAATTTGATTGATAACGCGAAGCAGGCGCATGCAGGTGATGAGCCTATACTGATTGAAGTCAGCAAAATAGATAAAATGGTGAATATCAGCGTGAAAGACCGCGGAAATGGCTTCATACAAGGCATGGACTCAATAGCCATTAAAAAATTCATGACGACCAAAGCTAAAGGTTTTGGTTTAGGGCTTTCTATTGTGCAAGCCATCGCTAAATCGCACGGCGCGAATTTCACCCTCAGCAATAGAGTTGGCGGCGGCGCATGCGCCACCTTAAGTTTTGTTGCGCCAGAAGTAGGTGTTGTTGATGTCCAGTAA
- the ylqF gene encoding ribosome biogenesis GTPase YlqF: MAIQWYPGHMTQARKKAEETMEFMDIVIEVLDARVPEASHNPVINEMRLFRQRPNLKILNKSDLADPKATEAWLNYFNRQPNTKAVALSCKKPGEANKILKHCLALTPHRGSHLKPLRMMIMGIPNVGKSTLMNALLNRRVAKVGDEPAVTKSQQRFDISETMSITDTPGMMWPKIQYESDGYMLAASHAIGRNAVIDEDVAIFLANNLLKSYPALVNARYKLDTMKHEGGFLDVLKMDGVDLLEAIARRRSYKRHDGLWDMEKTAVAFLTDYRSGAIGRISLETPLSRSEMMQASLPNVVDDTASEIDVDEAN, encoded by the coding sequence ATGGCAATTCAATGGTATCCGGGTCATATGACCCAAGCACGCAAAAAAGCCGAAGAAACAATGGAATTTATGGACATTGTGATTGAGGTGCTAGATGCGCGCGTGCCTGAGGCGAGCCATAACCCCGTGATTAACGAAATGCGCTTGTTCAGACAGCGCCCTAACTTAAAAATACTCAATAAATCTGACTTGGCAGACCCTAAAGCGACTGAAGCTTGGTTGAATTACTTTAATCGCCAACCCAACACCAAAGCCGTTGCGCTCTCATGCAAAAAACCGGGTGAAGCCAACAAAATCCTCAAACATTGTTTAGCACTTACGCCGCACCGTGGCTCGCATTTAAAACCTTTGCGCATGATGATTATGGGTATTCCTAACGTTGGCAAATCAACGCTGATGAACGCCCTACTCAACCGGCGCGTAGCTAAAGTAGGCGATGAACCTGCTGTGACTAAAAGCCAGCAACGCTTCGACATTAGCGAAACCATGAGCATTACCGACACACCAGGGATGATGTGGCCAAAAATCCAATATGAAAGCGACGGCTACATGCTTGCCGCTAGCCATGCGATTGGTCGTAATGCAGTGATTGATGAAGATGTTGCAATTTTCTTAGCGAACAACTTACTCAAAAGCTACCCAGCACTGGTCAATGCACGCTACAAACTAGACACCATGAAACATGAAGGTGGATTTTTAGATGTACTAAAAATGGATGGCGTAGATTTACTAGAAGCCATCGCCAGACGACGCTCATACAAACGCCATGATGGTTTATGGGATATGGAGAAAACCGCAGTCGCTTTTCTCACCGATTACCGCAGCGGCGCGATTGGTAGAATTAGTTTAGAAACACCGTTGAGTCGTAGTGAAATGATGCAAGCAAGTTTACCGAATGTTGTCGATGATACGGCCTCCGAGATAGACGTAGACGAGGCGAATTAA
- a CDS encoding class I SAM-dependent methyltransferase, protein MQIPEIKPNQSIELLKALHILTRDGKLNQDSRRKLKQVYHLVNFIEPLFNEVLAKNPNPTMVDHGAGKSYLGFILYDLLLKQHAAGQVVGIETRAELVEKSRQLAEDLHFERMGFQHLSVEESITSNTLPDTVDIVTALHACNTATDDAIQFGLKKKAKYMVLVPCCQAEVAEVLRQHKNESFGKTPLSEIWRHPIHTREFGSQITNVLRCLQLEAAGYQLTVTELVGWEHSMKNELIIAKYTGQPRKNAQERLEAILKELNLEALKSRFLA, encoded by the coding sequence ATGCAAATACCCGAAATAAAACCTAACCAATCCATCGAGCTGCTTAAAGCGCTGCACATTCTCACGCGCGACGGTAAGCTCAATCAAGACAGTCGCCGTAAGCTCAAGCAGGTTTACCATTTAGTGAATTTTATTGAGCCACTATTTAATGAAGTATTGGCGAAAAATCCTAATCCAACGATGGTTGACCATGGCGCCGGTAAGTCATATTTAGGCTTTATTTTGTATGATTTATTGCTTAAACAGCATGCGGCAGGGCAGGTAGTAGGTATAGAAACACGTGCTGAGTTGGTTGAAAAATCACGTCAGCTTGCAGAAGATTTGCATTTTGAACGCATGGGTTTTCAGCATTTAAGCGTGGAAGAATCTATTACTTCTAATACTTTGCCAGACACGGTAGATATCGTCACTGCGCTGCATGCTTGCAATACTGCTACTGATGATGCGATTCAGTTTGGTTTAAAGAAAAAAGCTAAATATATGGTGCTAGTACCATGCTGTCAGGCGGAAGTCGCGGAAGTGTTACGACAGCACAAAAATGAAAGTTTTGGCAAAACACCTTTAAGCGAAATCTGGCGCCACCCGATTCATACCCGTGAGTTTGGTAGCCAAATCACCAATGTTTTGCGCTGTTTACAGCTTGAAGCTGCTGGTTATCAACTGACTGTAACGGAACTGGTGGGTTGGGAGCACTCCATGAAAAACGAGCTCATTATTGCCAAATACACAGGTCAGCCACGCAAGAATGCGCAAGAGCGCTTAGAGGCCATATTAAAAGAGCTAAACTTAGAAGCGCTGAAAAGCAGATTTCTAGCTTAA
- the dhaK gene encoding dihydroxyacetone kinase subunit DhaK translates to MKKFINKVDNILVESLSGFAKAHHDLVELHLDPNFLTRTNKAQNKVAIISGGGSGHEPLHAGYIGYGMLDAACPGHVFTSPTPDQMLMAAEAVHADKGILFIVKNYAGDVMNFEMAAEMLPFEHATVLTSDDCAVVNSTYTTGRRGVAGTVIVEKCVGSLAETGADLQACKALGDKVNHRTASIGVALTSCTVPAAGRATFDISDTEIEMGVGIHGEPGRRRETMRPADEIIGDCVEAILMDFKTRQLQPSKKHEALLLVNGFGATPLMELYLIYNTAAKLFNLHNLEISRSLVGNYTTALDMAGASITLCLLDDEIKQHWDSPVHTAALRWGK, encoded by the coding sequence ATGAAAAAATTTATCAATAAAGTCGACAATATCTTAGTTGAAAGCCTATCTGGCTTTGCCAAAGCCCATCACGATTTGGTAGAACTTCACCTTGATCCAAACTTTCTAACACGGACCAACAAAGCACAAAACAAAGTCGCCATTATCTCTGGCGGCGGTTCAGGTCATGAACCTTTGCACGCTGGCTACATTGGCTACGGCATGTTAGATGCTGCCTGCCCAGGCCATGTGTTTACCTCACCAACGCCAGATCAAATGCTGATGGCCGCAGAAGCCGTGCATGCAGATAAGGGTATTTTATTCATTGTTAAGAATTATGCGGGCGATGTCATGAACTTTGAAATGGCGGCAGAAATGTTGCCTTTTGAACATGCTACTGTGCTCACCAGTGACGATTGCGCAGTGGTAAACAGCACCTACACCACAGGGCGCCGCGGTGTTGCGGGTACCGTGATTGTAGAAAAATGTGTAGGCAGCTTGGCAGAAACTGGCGCTGACTTGCAAGCTTGCAAAGCGCTAGGCGACAAAGTCAATCATCGCACGGCTAGCATAGGCGTAGCACTTACCAGCTGCACTGTGCCAGCGGCTGGACGCGCCACTTTTGACATTAGCGACACTGAAATTGAAATGGGCGTGGGTATACATGGCGAACCCGGTCGCAGACGAGAAACCATGCGCCCAGCAGATGAAATTATCGGCGATTGCGTTGAAGCCATTTTGATGGATTTTAAAACAAGGCAACTGCAGCCGTCTAAAAAGCATGAAGCCTTGTTACTCGTTAACGGCTTTGGCGCAACGCCGCTGATGGAGCTTTACCTCATATATAACACTGCCGCCAAACTATTCAACCTGCATAACCTTGAAATTTCACGCTCACTCGTTGGCAACTACACTACCGCTTTAGATATGGCGGGCGCCTCGATTACCTTATGTTTATTAGACGATGAAATCAAACAGCACTGGGATAGCCCTGTGCATACTGCGGCATTAAGATGGGGTAAATAA
- the dhaL gene encoding dihydroxyacetone kinase subunit DhaL → MKTEFIIEAALAIQQTILANESTLESLDREIGDGDHYINMKRGATTVAEMQADLASLKPDEALNKIGLKLLSTIGGASGPLLASFFMSMAKVLKENGDESNLKIAAAFAGGVQAIIQRGKAGLGEKTMLDVLIPVSNEFVLQATQNNDIKLICAKLIQTAEQGMLSTKDLIATKGRAAGLGERAIGHIDPGAKSCQLMIETVCHLLLKP, encoded by the coding sequence ATGAAAACAGAGTTCATCATTGAAGCAGCACTAGCAATTCAGCAAACAATTTTAGCCAATGAAAGCACATTGGAATCGCTAGACCGTGAAATTGGTGATGGTGACCACTACATCAACATGAAGCGTGGCGCGACCACCGTTGCTGAAATGCAAGCTGACTTGGCGTCGCTAAAACCTGATGAGGCTTTAAATAAAATCGGTCTGAAGCTGCTCAGCACCATTGGCGGTGCGTCTGGGCCATTACTGGCTAGTTTTTTCATGAGCATGGCTAAAGTGCTAAAAGAAAATGGCGATGAATCAAACTTAAAAATAGCGGCTGCCTTTGCTGGCGGCGTACAAGCCATTATCCAGCGCGGTAAAGCAGGCCTCGGTGAAAAAACCATGCTTGATGTGCTCATTCCAGTTTCTAACGAATTTGTTCTGCAAGCCACGCAAAATAACGATATTAAATTAATCTGTGCCAAACTTATCCAAACCGCCGAACAAGGCATGCTATCAACTAAAGATTTAATCGCAACAAAAGGTCGCGCTGCGGGTTTGGGTGAACGTGCTATCGGACATATTGACCCAGGCGCTAAGAGTTGCCAGTTAATGATAGAGACCGTTTGTCATTTATTACTTAAACCTTGA
- a CDS encoding ATP-binding protein, whose translation MSLKFRLNLLITLLSLAFILVVGTILVNDTRISIRERVEAASRVTVQLLDTVIISSALNPEYGPTHKVLQSFLQSLGYVRSSHIMLYDIRGNVLYESPESTFKSNVHPPEWFVKLVAPKTETVERKIRYGTLVVSSSAAGSIREAWAGFSQLMWVGLIFFILLNVMVYALLSHSLRPVNRILASINRMEKGDLSTRLPTFTLPEFDRIGHSLNRMAESLAAERQLEENRQLTQLIQSHIEDERRSLARELHDELGQYVTAIKTFAVAIANKTKEKSPDISSNAQVIVSAANQIYDGMHNIVRKLRPGALDNLGLSETLKDTVHYWQNLHPEMKINLSLEGNLDKLGETLNINIYRIVQEAINNALKHAQASIIDIKLAVLADASHVEAANIALTIKDNGVGMNIQTVDQTQHFGLLGMRERVQGFHGSFSIASEPNQGTTLYINIPQVLQAQI comes from the coding sequence ATGAGCTTAAAATTCCGTCTAAATTTATTGATTACACTGCTTTCGCTAGCCTTTATTTTGGTAGTGGGTACGATTTTAGTTAACGACACCAGAATTTCTATTCGAGAACGCGTCGAGGCGGCAAGCCGTGTGACGGTTCAGTTGCTGGATACTGTCATTATAAGTTCGGCGCTTAACCCAGAATATGGGCCAACGCATAAAGTGTTGCAAAGCTTTTTGCAGTCATTAGGTTATGTGCGTAGCAGCCATATTATGCTTTACGATATCCGAGGCAATGTGCTTTACGAGTCGCCCGAATCTACGTTTAAAAGTAACGTTCACCCACCCGAATGGTTTGTTAAGCTGGTAGCGCCTAAAACTGAGACTGTAGAACGAAAAATTCGCTATGGTACTTTGGTGGTTTCATCAAGCGCAGCGGGTTCTATCCGTGAAGCTTGGGCGGGTTTTAGTCAGTTAATGTGGGTAGGTCTGATTTTTTTCATACTACTCAATGTGATGGTGTATGCGCTATTAAGTCATTCACTTAGACCTGTAAACCGTATTTTGGCATCGATTAATCGTATGGAAAAGGGCGATTTAAGCACACGATTACCCACTTTTACCTTGCCAGAGTTTGATCGCATCGGGCATAGCCTCAACCGCATGGCGGAGTCACTCGCTGCCGAGCGCCAGCTAGAAGAAAATCGCCAGCTGACCCAGCTTATTCAAAGTCATATCGAAGATGAGCGTCGCAGTCTAGCTAGAGAGTTGCACGATGAACTTGGACAATATGTGACGGCAATTAAGACTTTCGCGGTCGCTATTGCCAATAAAACCAAAGAAAAATCGCCTGATATTTCAAGTAATGCCCAGGTCATTGTATCTGCAGCAAACCAGATTTACGATGGTATGCATAATATTGTCCGTAAGCTGCGTCCGGGTGCATTGGATAACCTTGGGCTTTCTGAAACACTAAAAGATACCGTGCATTATTGGCAAAATCTTCATCCAGAAATGAAGATTAATTTAAGCTTGGAGGGTAATCTGGATAAGCTTGGCGAAACGTTGAACATCAATATTTATCGCATCGTGCAAGAAGCCATCAATAATGCGCTTAAACATGCGCAGGCTAGCATCATTGATATTAAGTTGGCAGTTTTAGCAGATGCAAGTCATGTCGAGGCAGCTAACATTGCGCTGACAATTAAAGATAATGGTGTCGGCATGAATATACAAACAGTAGACCAAACCCAACATTTTGGTTTGCTAGGTATGCGCGAGCGAGTGCAGGGTTTTCATGGTAGTTTTAGTATCGCTTCTGAACCGAATCAAGGAACAACCCTCTACATTAATATACCGCAAGTGTTGCAAGCGCAAATTTAG
- a CDS encoding response regulator, with amino-acid sequence MSLINVMLVDDHAVVRMGFKMLLESDSDIKVIAEAESGEQAIQRFVEFKPHVVVMDITMPGIGGLEAIERILAKDSSAKILVLSAHEDSVHPKRVLNAGAMGYLTKRSAAEEMIKAIRVVATGKKYLEASVAQQMAIQQLSGDQNPVDVLSPREFEVFMALAKGKTTNEIAETLFLSPRTVGTHLYNIKQKLNANNSAEIALIAMRSGLLDA; translated from the coding sequence ATGAGCTTAATCAATGTAATGTTAGTCGATGATCACGCAGTAGTGCGCATGGGATTTAAGATGCTGCTTGAATCAGATTCTGATATTAAAGTCATTGCCGAAGCGGAAAGTGGTGAGCAAGCCATACAGCGTTTTGTGGAATTTAAACCGCACGTGGTGGTGATGGATATTACGATGCCAGGCATAGGCGGCTTAGAAGCGATTGAGCGGATTTTGGCTAAAGATAGTTCTGCCAAGATTTTAGTATTGTCCGCGCATGAAGACTCAGTGCACCCTAAGCGCGTATTGAATGCTGGCGCGATGGGTTATTTGACTAAGCGTAGTGCGGCAGAAGAGATGATTAAAGCCATTCGTGTGGTCGCAACAGGTAAAAAATATTTGGAGGCAAGTGTCGCGCAACAAATGGCGATACAGCAATTATCTGGCGATCAGAACCCTGTTGATGTATTGTCGCCGCGTGAGTTTGAGGTATTTATGGCATTGGCAAAAGGTAAAACCACTAATGAAATTGCCGAAACTTTGTTTTTAAGTCCGCGTACTGTAGGCACGCATCTTTACAATATCAAGCAAAAGTTGAATGCAAATAATTCGGCAGAAATCGCGCTGATTGCTATGCGCAGCGGTTTGCTCGATGCTTAA
- a CDS encoding DMT family transporter → MNPSDKPSSKFKLPNLGSLWMLVAALGFAIMGALVKVGAQKFSSSELVFYRSIFGLIVIWLYIAVNKLPLATPVMFKQMSRAVVGFVSLVLFFYAIAHLPLATAITLNYTSPLFLAIFTPFLLHEKPKKSLFIGLIIGFMGVSLLLKPNFSSADWLAGSIGLLSGMGAAFAYIHVKQLGKANEPDWRTVFYFTLISTIGAGLWMFFDSFHTIEWQDLPVLLGLGFSATIAQLAMTRAYRTGNTLVVASLAYVTVVLASLFGVLWWNEHLSLDAWLAIGLIILSGVISVRTTQTPQKIPHQTALDQAERTAQETIKTVS, encoded by the coding sequence GTGAACCCATCAGATAAACCCTCTTCTAAGTTTAAGCTCCCTAATCTAGGTAGTTTATGGATGCTAGTAGCCGCACTGGGCTTTGCCATCATGGGTGCTTTGGTGAAAGTCGGCGCACAAAAATTCAGTAGCAGTGAGTTAGTGTTTTACCGCTCTATATTCGGCTTAATCGTGATTTGGTTATATATCGCAGTCAACAAACTACCCTTAGCCACGCCGGTCATGTTTAAGCAAATGTCGCGTGCTGTGGTTGGCTTTGTTTCATTAGTGTTATTTTTCTATGCGATTGCACATTTGCCACTCGCAACAGCAATTACACTCAACTACACATCACCTTTATTTTTGGCCATATTTACCCCATTTTTATTACATGAAAAACCAAAAAAGTCTCTGTTTATTGGGCTAATCATTGGATTTATGGGCGTGAGCCTGCTGCTTAAACCTAACTTCAGCAGTGCCGATTGGTTAGCAGGCAGCATAGGTTTGCTTTCAGGTATGGGCGCAGCGTTCGCCTACATACACGTCAAACAGCTAGGTAAAGCCAACGAACCAGATTGGCGAACCGTATTTTATTTCACGCTTATTTCAACGATAGGCGCTGGTTTATGGATGTTTTTTGATAGCTTTCATACGATTGAATGGCAAGATTTACCCGTTTTACTGGGGCTAGGTTTTTCTGCAACGATTGCACAATTAGCCATGACGCGCGCCTACCGCACTGGCAATACGTTGGTTGTGGCGAGCTTGGCTTATGTCACGGTAGTGCTCGCAAGCTTATTTGGTGTACTTTGGTGGAATGAGCATTTAAGTCTAGACGCTTGGCTTGCAATCGGACTCATTATACTCAGCGGCGTGATTAGCGTGCGCACCACTCAAACGCCTCAGAAAATTCCTCATCAGACAGCTCTAGATCAGGCAGAGAGAACTGCACAAGAAACAATTAAAACAGTAAGTTAG